One genomic segment of Methanothermobacter wolfeii includes these proteins:
- a CDS encoding DUF1699 family protein, translating to MAETIHVNQPLTSRRIIEILEKNPDLKKITCPVSLYHRTSRKYLDALEKLGVEVEPVKRMGRPRKYAEKDVKLVQSLLKEGKTPKQVSGITNLPLKTVYYLKGDMKLKRGKKRKYDKNTRLRVREMADRGVPARMISQKLGIPLRTVYYILKKG from the coding sequence ATGGCGGAGACTATCCATGTGAACCAGCCACTGACTTCAAGAAGGATAATTGAGATTCTTGAGAAGAACCCTGATCTTAAGAAGATCACATGTCCGGTAAGCCTCTACCACAGGACCTCCAGGAAGTACCTGGATGCCCTTGAAAAACTTGGAGTGGAGGTTGAACCCGTAAAGAGGATGGGGAGGCCGAGGAAGTATGCCGAGAAGGATGTTAAACTTGTTCAGAGCCTCCTGAAGGAGGGTAAAACACCAAAACAGGTTTCGGGGATCACCAACCTTCCCCTTAAAACTGTCTACTATCTCAAGGGGGATATGAAGCTTAAAAGGGGTAAGAAGAGAAAGTATGATAAAAACACACGGCTAAGAGTCCGTGAAATGGCTGACAGGGGTGTTCCTGCAAGGATGATATCACAGAAACTAGGGATACCCCTGAGGACAGTATACTATATACTTAAGAAGGGCTGA